From a single Lactococcus carnosus genomic region:
- a CDS encoding glycosyltransferase, whose translation MKKILFMAAIGSDTNGADLSLTHQMIYCSQLGFDVIVVASNLTDDYKLLLEKHQIGYYQIDYTWWHDANSSDESRSVLNFQAVSSLIEIIHDEGVDVTITNTANIPQLALAAAVTSRPHIWLIHEFPKGDFAYTAEKYDFISNFSNKILTSGSVLATSLKQEFRLDHVAYFLPYTDKPKIRYDDTVPARLVSVNAITGDGKNHLETIRIFEKLKPDFPKLELLITGAVANEAYYQLLLTYIKDNEIQDVTFSQSSLFSENWSAVNVNDIFINTSKMETFGLTTVEALLAGLRTVVSDTAGTVLCRQGFLSEASLYNLGDLDAAVRLVKSQLLSTVGKPDNQLAEYRIEEITKTLIDAIKGSDVNPQVGLQHFNDQITDVSKVIQERLRLYKEQQNFSEERLAVIDSKEDELNFLREVNEERLALIYQQQAMIEKIEKELSLIKSRIGYRILRKLRLRK comes from the coding sequence ATGAAGAAAATTTTATTCATGGCAGCGATTGGGAGTGATACGAATGGTGCAGATCTGTCTTTGACGCACCAGATGATTTATTGCTCTCAGCTAGGGTTTGACGTGATAGTTGTCGCATCCAATTTGACTGATGATTATAAACTCTTGCTAGAGAAGCATCAGATTGGTTACTACCAAATTGATTATACTTGGTGGCATGATGCCAATTCATCAGATGAGAGCCGTAGTGTTTTAAATTTTCAAGCTGTATCATCTTTAATTGAAATCATACATGATGAAGGGGTTGATGTTACAATTACTAATACGGCCAATATCCCCCAGTTAGCCCTTGCAGCAGCAGTAACAAGTAGACCACATATATGGCTGATTCATGAGTTTCCGAAAGGAGATTTTGCTTATACTGCGGAAAAATATGATTTTATTTCAAATTTTTCAAATAAGATTTTAACATCGGGTTCTGTATTAGCCACGTCATTAAAACAAGAGTTTAGACTTGATCATGTTGCTTACTTTTTACCTTATACTGATAAGCCTAAAATACGGTATGATGATACTGTACCAGCGAGGTTAGTCTCAGTAAATGCGATAACAGGTGATGGTAAAAATCATTTAGAGACAATTCGGATTTTTGAAAAATTGAAACCAGATTTTCCGAAACTTGAATTATTAATTACGGGGGCTGTGGCCAATGAGGCATATTATCAGTTGTTATTGACTTATATTAAAGACAATGAAATTCAGGATGTTACGTTTTCTCAAAGCAGTTTATTTAGTGAAAACTGGTCAGCGGTGAACGTAAATGACATCTTTATTAACACGTCCAAAATGGAAACCTTTGGGTTAACAACTGTTGAGGCACTTTTGGCAGGCTTAAGAACCGTAGTCTCTGATACTGCAGGGACGGTGCTTTGTCGTCAAGGTTTTTTGTCAGAAGCGTCACTTTACAATTTAGGTGACTTAGATGCTGCTGTTAGGCTAGTGAAATCCCAATTATTATCTACTGTTGGTAAGCCTGACAACCAATTAGCAGAGTATAGAATAGAAGAAATAACAAAAACATTAATTGATGCAATAAAAGGTTCTGATGTCAATCCACAGGTAGGGTTGCAACATTTTAATGACCAAATCACAGATGTATCAAAAGTTATACAAGAGCGTTTGCGGCTATACAAAGAACAACAAAACTTTTCCGAAGAGAGACTGGCTGTCATTGATAGTAAAGAAGATGAACTTAATTTTCTAAGGGAAGTAAATGAAGAACGATTAGCTTTAATCTATCAGCAGCAAGCGATGATTGAAAAGATAGAAAAAGAGCTATCGCTAATAAAAAGTAGGATTGGCTATCGTATATTACGCAAGCTAAGGTTAAGAAAATAG